The sequence below is a genomic window from Bosea sp. F3-2.
ACCTGACCCGCCTGCTCGTCGGCGCGGAAGGCACGCTCGGGGTCATCACCGAGGTGACGCTGAAGCTGCACCCGCAGCCGGAAGCGATCTCCTCCGCCGTCTGCGCCTTTCCCGATCTCAAGGCCGCGGTCGACACGGCGATCGCCGTCATCCAGTCGGGCGTTCCGGTGGCGCGGATCGAGCTGCTCGATGCGGTGATGATGCGCGGCATGAACCTGCACGCAAAACTCGGCCTGCCGGAAGTGCCGCACCTCTTCTTCGAATTCCACGGTTCGAAAAGCTACGTCGCCGAGCAGGCCGAGACCGCGCAGGCGCTGGCCGGCGATTTCGGCGGACAGGGCTTTGCCTGGGCGACCTCGCCGGAGGAGCGCAGCCGCCTCTGGCAGGCCCGCGACAACACGCTCTATGCCGGGCTTGCCCTGCGGCCGGGCACGCGCGCGCTCGTCACCGATGTCTGCGTGCCGATCTCGCGGCTCGCCGAATGCCTCGTCACCACCGCCGCCGACATCGCGGAGAGCGACCTCGTCGCGCCGGTCGTCGGTCATGTCGGCGACGGCAATTTCCACCTTCTCGTCCTGCACGACCCCGACAGCGCCGAGGACCTCGCGCGGGTGAAGGCCTTCAACGAGCGCCTCGTCAGGCGGGCGATCGCGCTGGACGGCACCTGCACCGGCGAGCACGGCATCGGCCTCGGCAAGATGGATTTCCTCGAGCTGGAACTGGGCGAGGCCGTCGATGCGATGCGCCTCGTGAAGCAGGCGCTCGACCCGCTCGGGATCATGAACCCCGGCAAGATCTTCCGCTCCTCGCCGTCGATGGGAGGCGCAGCATGAACACGATGACCGCAGCCAAGCCCCGCTTCGAGGCGGAGCCCCCGCCGCCCCGCCCGGCCGAGGGCAAGCCGCTCCTCGAGCTCAAGGGCATCGCCAAGTCCTTTCCGGGGGTAAAGGCGCTCGACGACGTCTCCTTCGCCGTCTGGCCCGGCGAGGTGCACATGCTGCTCGGCGAGAACGGCGCCGGAAAATCATCCCTGATGAAGGTGCTGTGCGGCGCCTATCAGGCCGATGCCGGCGAGTACTTCCACAAGGGCGAGCAGGTCGAGATCCGCTCGCCCGCGGATGCCCGCAAGCTCGGCATCGCCGTGATCTTCCAGGAGTTCTCGCTCGTCCCCTATCTCGACGTGGCGCAGAACATCTTCCTCGGCCGCGAATTTCCCTCGCGCATTCCCGGCCTCGTCGACCGCCGGCGCCTTTATCGCGAGGCGCAGGCCGTGCTCGACCTGATCGGCCTCGACGTCGATCCGAGGACCAAGATCCACACGCTCGGCGTCGCCCAGCAGCAGATGGTCGAGATCGGTAAGGCCCTGTCGCAGAACGCGCGCATTCTCGTCATGGACGAGCCGACCGCTGCGCTCTCCGACCGCGAGACGGAACGCCTCTTCGAGGTGATGCGCCAGCTCCAGGCCAAGGGCGTCGCCATCGTCTACATCTCGCACCGCATGGCGGAGGTGTTCGCGCTCGGCGACCGCATCACCGTGCTGCGCGACGGCAAGCTCGTCGGCCGGGCGCAGCCGG
It includes:
- a CDS encoding FAD-linked oxidase C-terminal domain-containing protein, which encodes MLTRPSPDGRAVEAALARLSETLGPRVTRAAGILADHGRSEAYHPPCPPDLVAFPETTEEVRDIVMLCRELRLPVVPFGAGTSLEGNAGAPLGGVSIDMSRMDKVLATSPEDMDVRVQPGITRKQLNAQLRDTGLFFPIDPGADASIGGMASTRASGTMAVRYGTMKDNVLGLEAVLADGRVIRTARRARKSAAGYDLTRLLVGAEGTLGVITEVTLKLHPQPEAISSAVCAFPDLKAAVDTAIAVIQSGVPVARIELLDAVMMRGMNLHAKLGLPEVPHLFFEFHGSKSYVAEQAETAQALAGDFGGQGFAWATSPEERSRLWQARDNTLYAGLALRPGTRALVTDVCVPISRLAECLVTTAADIAESDLVAPVVGHVGDGNFHLLVLHDPDSAEDLARVKAFNERLVRRAIALDGTCTGEHGIGLGKMDFLELELGEAVDAMRLVKQALDPLGIMNPGKIFRSSPSMGGAA